Proteins found in one Lutimonas zeaxanthinifaciens genomic segment:
- a CDS encoding nuclear transport factor 2 family protein: MKILRLNLGILIVFFFFSGIQESISQDTGLEKEIMELSKNKWEWMAEKNVDKLAVLFHDKSKFVHMSGSWKKDRELEIIESGSIWYKQADIHDVAVELFGDDTAVLWNRITLVAHVRGNDVSNEFTVTEFYKKEGNDWKLLDLTFSKVRDTHKIEH, from the coding sequence ATGAAAATATTGAGACTGAATCTAGGTATTCTGATAGTGTTTTTCTTCTTCAGTGGGATACAAGAATCCATTTCACAAGATACTGGCCTAGAAAAGGAAATTATGGAGCTTTCTAAAAACAAATGGGAATGGATGGCGGAGAAAAATGTTGATAAACTGGCCGTTCTTTTTCATGACAAATCTAAGTTTGTTCACATGAGTGGTTCCTGGAAAAAGGACAGAGAATTGGAAATCATTGAATCCGGAAGTATTTGGTACAAGCAAGCTGATATTCATGACGTCGCCGTAGAATTATTTGGCGACGATACCGCGGTATTATGGAATCGTATTACGCTTGTTGCCCATGTCCGTGGAAATGATGTGTCCAATGAATTTACTGTAACCGAATTCTACAAAAAAGAAGGAAACGATTGGAAATTACTGGACCTTACATTTAGCAAGGTAAGGGATACACATAAAATTGAGCATTGA